One region of Daphnia pulicaria isolate SC F1-1A chromosome 7, SC_F0-13Bv2, whole genome shotgun sequence genomic DNA includes:
- the LOC124350985 gene encoding uncharacterized protein LOC124350985 isoform X2, whose amino-acid sequence MSLAIASPKLVRILDPNSNPIDVWVDEFSFCLGKYLCEQEAQNESDQQVNEIYPSEYYSSDYIPDANEENLEYQCVPDCIQHEPLQNCLLELEEDTLAMSLVNYNPNAMYVLQSPHTALFQQDTAMCVHANLSPPNSYCMNSLPFHPQTTHLYEPQHWTVPQIPETSYEIYPESLTFNQAESYDPHPYFPDTPFLPVGIQEEDDFQGFPLDAETDSMPEDFMMYTAENGSFFIENKLSEISAFADNNLTNWGFSHPMGHVLKNKRGLFGCFTLHSGKACYVKFTPYSIKFSSNQRGVAYVIDEAGVRTCWESFKSFEELISERDHKWEKFDRHQVIMQRPCGCGASSCFHHMSSKELWNSKSEENICIERNGLRFYSETSELKSLNFDLETYQLSSTLKHVGEQDGHIYVKSCQYRFNQIVHFNGKSLQVKFHTQTARLDINGKLSLSEN is encoded by the exons ATGTCGTTAGCCATTGCTTCTCCTAAACTAGTCCGTATTCTTGATCCCAACTCTAATCCCATCGATGTTTGGGTggatgaattttcattttgtttgggTAAATATTTGTGTGAACAAGAGGCGCAAAATGAAAGTGACCagcaagtaaatgaaatttatccttcTGAATATTATTCCTCAG ATTATATTCCAGATGCCAATGAGGAAAACCTTGAATATCAGTGTGTTCCTGATTGTATCCAACACGAACCACTTCAAAATTGCCTACTTGAATTAGAAGAAGACACCCTTGCCATGAGCCTCGTGAACTACAATCCAAATGCCATGTATGTCTTGCAGTCTCCTCACACGGCTTTGTTTCAGCAAGATACTGCAATGTGTGTGCATGCAAACTTGTCACCGCCAAACAGCTACTGCATGAATAGCTTGCCATTTCATCCCCAGACAACACACCTTTACGAACCCCAACATTGGACAGTACCACAAATCCCTGAAACAAGCTATGAAATCTACCCTGAAAGTTTGACCTTCAACCAAGCTGAAAGCTATGATCCTCATCCATATTTTCCTGATACACCATTTCTTCCAGTTGGcattcaagaagaagatgattttCAAGGTTTCCCTCTGGATGCCGAAACTGACTCTATGCCTGAAGATTTCATGATGTACACCGCAGAAAACGgctcattttttattgaaaataagcTTTCGGAAATCTCTGCATTTGCTGACAACAACTTGACGAATTGGGGATTCTCGCATCCTATGGGACATGTGCTAAAGAACAAACGAGGATTGTTCGGATGTTTCACTCTTCACTCTGGAAAGGCTTG ttatgtCAAATTTACGCCCTACTCAATCAAATTCTCGAGCAATCAACGTGGAGTCGCATATGTGATTGACGAAGCTGGCGTCCGTACTTGTTGGGAATCCTTCAAGTCATTCGAGGAACTGATTTCAGAGAGAGATCACAAGTGGGAAAAGTTTGATCGACATCAAGTAATCATGCAGAGACCTTGCGGCTGTGGGGCTTCGTCGTGCTTCCATCACATGTCATCCAAAGAACTGTGGAATTCCAAGTCTGAAGAAAACATCTG CATCGAGCGAAATGGCCTGAGATTCTATTCTGAAACAAGCGAGTTAAAGAGTCTGAATTTCGATTTGGAAACATATCAGCTGAGTTCAACCCTCAAACACGTCGGCGAGCAAGATGGTCATATCTACGTCAAAAGCTGCCAGTATCGATTCAACCAGATCGTCCATTTCAACGgtaaatcacttcaagtgaAGTTTCATACTCAGACGGCTCGTTTAGATATTAATGGAAAATTGTCGTTGAGCGAAAATTAA
- the LOC124350985 gene encoding uncharacterized protein LOC124350985 isoform X1 has product MSLAIASPKLVRILDPNSNPIDVWVDEFSFCLGKYLCEQEAQNESDQQVNEIYPSEYYSSADYIPDANEENLEYQCVPDCIQHEPLQNCLLELEEDTLAMSLVNYNPNAMYVLQSPHTALFQQDTAMCVHANLSPPNSYCMNSLPFHPQTTHLYEPQHWTVPQIPETSYEIYPESLTFNQAESYDPHPYFPDTPFLPVGIQEEDDFQGFPLDAETDSMPEDFMMYTAENGSFFIENKLSEISAFADNNLTNWGFSHPMGHVLKNKRGLFGCFTLHSGKACYVKFTPYSIKFSSNQRGVAYVIDEAGVRTCWESFKSFEELISERDHKWEKFDRHQVIMQRPCGCGASSCFHHMSSKELWNSKSEENICIERNGLRFYSETSELKSLNFDLETYQLSSTLKHVGEQDGHIYVKSCQYRFNQIVHFNGKSLQVKFHTQTARLDINGKLSLSEN; this is encoded by the exons ATGTCGTTAGCCATTGCTTCTCCTAAACTAGTCCGTATTCTTGATCCCAACTCTAATCCCATCGATGTTTGGGTggatgaattttcattttgtttgggTAAATATTTGTGTGAACAAGAGGCGCAAAATGAAAGTGACCagcaagtaaatgaaatttatccttcTGAATATTATTCCTCAG CAGATTATATTCCAGATGCCAATGAGGAAAACCTTGAATATCAGTGTGTTCCTGATTGTATCCAACACGAACCACTTCAAAATTGCCTACTTGAATTAGAAGAAGACACCCTTGCCATGAGCCTCGTGAACTACAATCCAAATGCCATGTATGTCTTGCAGTCTCCTCACACGGCTTTGTTTCAGCAAGATACTGCAATGTGTGTGCATGCAAACTTGTCACCGCCAAACAGCTACTGCATGAATAGCTTGCCATTTCATCCCCAGACAACACACCTTTACGAACCCCAACATTGGACAGTACCACAAATCCCTGAAACAAGCTATGAAATCTACCCTGAAAGTTTGACCTTCAACCAAGCTGAAAGCTATGATCCTCATCCATATTTTCCTGATACACCATTTCTTCCAGTTGGcattcaagaagaagatgattttCAAGGTTTCCCTCTGGATGCCGAAACTGACTCTATGCCTGAAGATTTCATGATGTACACCGCAGAAAACGgctcattttttattgaaaataagcTTTCGGAAATCTCTGCATTTGCTGACAACAACTTGACGAATTGGGGATTCTCGCATCCTATGGGACATGTGCTAAAGAACAAACGAGGATTGTTCGGATGTTTCACTCTTCACTCTGGAAAGGCTTG ttatgtCAAATTTACGCCCTACTCAATCAAATTCTCGAGCAATCAACGTGGAGTCGCATATGTGATTGACGAAGCTGGCGTCCGTACTTGTTGGGAATCCTTCAAGTCATTCGAGGAACTGATTTCAGAGAGAGATCACAAGTGGGAAAAGTTTGATCGACATCAAGTAATCATGCAGAGACCTTGCGGCTGTGGGGCTTCGTCGTGCTTCCATCACATGTCATCCAAAGAACTGTGGAATTCCAAGTCTGAAGAAAACATCTG CATCGAGCGAAATGGCCTGAGATTCTATTCTGAAACAAGCGAGTTAAAGAGTCTGAATTTCGATTTGGAAACATATCAGCTGAGTTCAACCCTCAAACACGTCGGCGAGCAAGATGGTCATATCTACGTCAAAAGCTGCCAGTATCGATTCAACCAGATCGTCCATTTCAACGgtaaatcacttcaagtgaAGTTTCATACTCAGACGGCTCGTTTAGATATTAATGGAAAATTGTCGTTGAGCGAAAATTAA
- the LOC124348665 gene encoding uncharacterized protein LOC124348665, producing MAEEEEVMKIAALGRRFQLGDLYNHRNDCIVSGNGQDLASVTNIARQLNLEVTSSSSASKWELMDLDEHLQASVVSGLIEKYRGASNFVNDVSDPSQETVTLRCHVQSKKESLDVKALIEKEGSFLLNDEEEMKKSEATHVVVGVVYGAEAYCVLTQDLDVNDENDREEAEEKLTKLSAKFQNALEDGQTSTDFADQFEKEEVKQLNRMKCRFYADNQTQAVRECGYFDAYKNCLKLIEQIQKSDVETNKAVPIAAVLCPLKVFTKPTGGWQPFEYRDVDADLMARCSSILDELDQVGVKLEAIRKNNKKVNRSSLRQFLDAVIKYKELAKKSLKNAVVKARGSVDEDDSEIEKIADIVENHPLFKPSQLRLWLAYKEAEAEMAGKLAGVPGIIYIVDKKMLEKELADSYETKYTLVLSVPPLDEKTEEICKEMTDYVEDYTKLVAIDNDVDMEEGDEEKDDLPWHMVPRKKKQVMDRIREFASHVEKNKHLEKKVRFVITPVEPGKATCRYSVYEDGNLLKENLRELPTPPTGLVIQFASGKSGKKTTRSIRLDWEYQNLGYPFHFVVESKPKNSSDSWMQQKTAKAGETQIILNVLKSGSELEIRVAADTAIGRSEFSDVIDTSNFDIFGNISDEEEKKPSKQVHVPHQTKQMTGQAMKNGSAQPTPKTGNKGTLQPPSDPQVEWVTQTTAELTWSRPSKGSGKGNFSYQVRYLLKNDEDDSAYEQLDVPSTETGCRLENLEPETNYLINIFAVSDDGQEISAPSQTVELTTKSEEVRFAETILNKCKKIGSWNGMDLFAVPLTKTTGYRTTADRFVFGRGDGQQKGRMQHRTILVMGATGSGKTTLINGMINYIFNVQWEDTFRFQLIQEQTAGRSQVDSQTSRITAYDINHAEGFRVPYSLTIVDTPGYGDTKGFDRDQEITEMVRKFFENKDGIQELDVIGFVAQASLPRLTPTQIYIFDSVLSIFGNDVKENINFLLTFADSQVPPVLSAISQAGLPCPIDADTGKPLHNKFNNSGFFCSSRESGNTADKFNRFFWQMGMENFQRFFTVLATMKTKSLSLTKQVLDERKRLESTVDGLQPLIKIGLAKMEEMRKTKQMITNCQAQIDANENVEFEVEVNMPKKVENLYGYLTNCTKCHVTCHNPCAIPNDDGKMECWAMDFSTPRETRSCRICPEKCIWNMHANQPYRWEYVTEKQATSSDAIKQKYEAELKKKLTAEELVKELEKHVEDNNKIVLQRVDTVSRCIQQLDAIALRPNPFSTPQYIDLIIDAEQQEKRLGFKERIESLKKLRQMAVITSKVRNNESLLTTDRKDDVDGESTDDEEDDGETADAEDDDGASYQSLDDRMKNLMSSTDGQKFQSSFFNH from the exons ATGGCTGAGGAAGAGGAAGTTATGAAAATTGCTGCTTTGGGTCGCCGTTTCCAGCTTGGCGACTTATATAACCATCGTAATGACTGCATTGTTTCAG GCAATGGGCAGGATTTGGCTTCAGTCACCAATATCGCAAGGCAGCTGAACTTGGAAGTTACTTCGAGCTCTTCAGCAAGCAAATGGGAGCTGATGGATCTTGATGAGCACCTTCAGGCCAGCGTTGTCTCGGGACTTATTGAAAAGTATCGCGGCGCCAGCAACTTCGTGAACGACGTATCAGATCCCTCCCAGGAAACTGTAACACTCAGATGCCACGTCCAATCCAAGAAAGAGTCATTAGATGTGAAGGCGctaattgaaaaagaaggCTCGTTTCTTTtaaacgacgaagaagaaatgaaaaagtcgGAAGCTACTCACGTCGTAGTGGGTGTGGTCTACGGAGCTGAAGCTTATTGCGTCCTGACTCAGGATCTTGACGTAAATGACGAAAACGATCGAGAAGAGGCAGAAGAAAAATTGACCAAGCTGTCAGCCAAATTTCAGAACGCGCTGGAAGACGGCCAAACGTCTACCGATTTCGCTGACcaatttgaaaaggaagaagttAAACAGCTTAACCGAATGAAATGCCGCTTTTATGCCGATAACCAAACTCAGGCAGTCCGGGAATGCGGATACTTTGACGCTTACAAGAATTGCCTCAAACTCATCGAGCAAATACAGAAGTCTGACGTCGAAACCAACAAGGCCGTCCCAATCGCCGCTGTTCTCTGCCCATTGAAGGTTTTCACCAAGCCGACCGGAGGATGGCAACCGTTCGAGTACCGAGACGTCGATGCTGATCTGATGGCTCGTTGTTCCTCTATTCTGGATGAGCTGGATCAAGTCGGCGTCAAGTTGGAAGCTATTCgcaaaaataacaagaaagtCAATCGTTCCTCTCTGCGTCAATTCCTCGATGCTGTTATTAAGTACAAGGAACTGGCGAAGAAGAGCTTGAAAAATGCAGTCGTGAAAGCTCGCGGATCTGTCGATGAAGACGACagtgaaatcgaaaaaattgccgacaTTGTCGAAAACCATCCGCTTTTCAAACCGTCACAACTGCGACTTTGGCTGGCCTACAAAGAGGCAGAGGCGGAAATGGCCGGGAAGTTGGCTGGCGTGCCCGGCATAATTTACATAGTCGACAAAAAGATGTTGGAGAAAGAGTTAGCTGATTCTTATGAGACGAAGTATACACTCGTCTTATCTGTACCTCCACTGGATGAGAAAACAGAAGAGATTTGTAAGGAAATGACGGACTACGTTGAAGATTACACCAAGCTGGTGGCAATTGACAACGACGTCGACATGGAGGAAGGAGACGAGGAGAAGGACGATCTTCCATGGCACATGGTACCGCGTAAGAAAAAGCAAGTGATGGACAGAATCCGGGAGTTTGCCAGTCACgtcgagaaaaacaaacatctgGAGAAGAAAGTTCGCTTCGTCATCACTCCCGTCGAACCGGGTAAAGCAACCTGTCGTTATTCCGTCTACGAGGATGGAAATCTTCTGAAGGAAAACTTGAGAGAGTTGCCCACTCCGCCCACCGGTCTCGTGATTCAATTCGCTTCCGGTAAATCGGGCAAGAAAACGACGCGTTCAATCCGTCTAGACTGGGAATATCAAAATCTCGGCTACCCATTTCACTTTGTCGTCGAATCCAAGCCGAAAAACAGTTCCGATTCTTGGATGCAGCAGAAGACGGCCAAGGCCGGCGAAACCCAAATAATCCTTAACGTTTTGAAAAGTGGATCGGAGCTGGAAATTCGAGTGGCGGCCGACACTGCAATTGGACGTAGTGAATTCAGCGATGTCATCGACACTTCCAACTTtgatatttttggaaacatttctgatgaagaagaaaagaagcccAGCAAACAAGTCCATGTCCCTCATCAAACGAAGCAAATGACTGGCCAAGCAATGAAAAATGGATCCGCTCAACCGACACCCAAGACCGGGAACAAAGGGACACTCCAGCCTCCGTCTGATCCGCAAGTCGAGTGGGTAACCCAAACAACAGCAGAGCTGACGTGGTCTCGCCCGTCCAAGGGAAGCGGTAAGGGGAATTTTTCTTACCAAGTTCGTTATTTGCTGAAAAACGATGAAGATGACTCGGCGTATGAACAACTGGATGTACCGTCCACCGAGACCGGATGCCGTTTGGAAAATCTGGAACCGGAGACAAATTATTTGATCAACATTTTTGCAGTCTCTGATGATGGGCAAGAGATTAGCGCACCCAGCCAAACAGTTGAATTAACAACAAAGTCAGAAGAGGTCCGATTCGCCGAAACGATTCTGAACAAATGCAAGAAAATCGGCAGCTGGAATGGCATGGATTTGTTTGCTGTTCCGCTTACGAAAACGACTGGATACCGAACAACGGCCGATCGCTTCGTCTTTGGAAGAGGAGATGGCCAGCAGAAAGGGCGGATGCAGCACAGAACAATTTTGGTGATGGGCGCAACCGGTTCCGGCAAGACGACGCTAATCAACGGAATgattaattatattttcaaCGTGCAGTGGGAGGATACCTTCCGCTTCCAGCTGATTCAAGAACAGACGGCCGGCCGCTCCCAAGTTGATAGCCAGACCAGCCGCATCACGGCCTACGACATCAATCACGCGGAAGGATTCCGCGTTCCGTATTCGCTGACTATTGTCGACACGCCCGGCTACGGCGACACCAAAGGGTTCGACAGGGACCAAGAAATCACCGAAATGGTCCGCAAGTTTTTCGAGAACAAGGACGGAATCCAGGAACTGGACGTGATTGGCTTTGTGGCGCAAGCTTCCCTGCCTCGCTTGACGCCCacacaaatttacatttttgatTCTGTTCTCTCCATCTTTGGCAACGACGTCAAGGAGAACATCAACTTCTTATTGACGTTTGCAGACAGCCAAGTTCCGCCCGTCTTGAGCGCCATCTCCCAAGCTGGACTGCCATGTCCGATTGATGCCGATACTGGAAAGCCCCTTCACAACAAATTTAACAATTCCGGTTTCTTTTGCTCCAGCCGCGAGTCAGGAAACACAGCCGATAAATTCAACCGATTCTTCTGGCAAATGGGCATGGAAAACTTCCAGCGCTTCTTCACTGTGTTGGCGACGATGAAAACCAAATCTCTTTCCCTAACTAAACAGGTTCTCGACGAACGGAAGCGACTGGAGTCGACGGTGGATGGGCTTCAACCGCTCATCAAAATCGGCTTGGCTAAGATGGAGGAAATGCGGAAGACGAAGCAGATGATCACCAATTGCCAGGCCCAAATTGACGCCAATGAAAATGTCGAGTTCGAGGTGGAAGTCAATATGCCAAAGAAAGTTGAGAACCTTTACGGATACTTGACGAATTGCACCAAATGTCACGTCACTTGCCATAACCCGTGTGCCATCCCGAACGACGACGGCAAGATGGAGTGCTGGGCCATGGATTTCAGTACGCCTAGGGAAACTCGTTCCTGTCGCATCTGCCCGGAAAAGTGTATATGGAATATGCACGCTAATCAGCCGTACAGGTGGGAGTACGTGACTGAAAAGCAGGCCACTTCATCCGATGCTATCAAGCAAAAGTACGAGGcggaattgaaaaagaaactgacGGCGGAGGAACTGGTGAAGGAGCTGGAAAAGCACGTcgaggacaacaacaaaatcgtCCTGCAGAGAGTCGACACGGTTTCACGCTGCATCCAGCAGCTGGACGCCATTGCCCTGCGTCCGAATCCGTTCTCGACTCCGCAGTACATCGACCTCATCATCGACGCCGAGCAACAGGAGAAGCGTCTCGGCTTCAAGGAGcggattgaaagtttgaagaaGCTGCGCCAAATGGCCGTCATCACCAGCAAAGTCCGGAACAACGAATCCCTTTTGACGACTGACCGGAAGGACGACGTGGATGGAGAATCGACCGATGATGAAGAGGATGACGGGGAGACGGCCGATGCAGAAGATGACGATGGCGCCTCATACCAAAGTCTGGATGACagaatgaaaaatttgatgAGTTCAACCGACGGCCAGAAGTtccaaagttcattttttaatcattGA
- the LOC124348778 gene encoding uncharacterized protein LOC124348778 yields MYTEANETTSNGIAKVFSTSRHYSQLIKKGQPNVYLLNAKETSVGEDFRCFDIGQPEGTPPLFGMRNHKVIILMGATGCGKSTLINGMVNYILGVKWDDPFRFKCVRETTARNQAHSQTSTVTAYSLRHHDEMAVPYSITIIDTPGYGHITENKRDRETTRKIQEFLTQQETRVDEIHAVCFVAPSGNGRLTASQRHVIDSVLSVFSKDVKENIRLLVTFADNAHPPVVEACLAANFPVTSASAGITFSKFNCSVLYESNQQREEDGPCFDELFWDMSQEHFHKFFTMLDGMNGKDLKSTRNVIQSRRLLEQSLKDIEQELEVCLVKIENMEIFKREIREYRHKMETNTNFTFEKTEMRLIEMLCEKGYFAYNCRRCGKTCEKPNKLKYSERLQKRKCELCTCPDSEHEYQTFEWRLTPVKITTTLKDMKAEYESNYDRKVFVEQLLADNLEELNKAKAKVFSLLEQVGINAHSLESTVLQSNALTPSDFLSLMRSRVSEEQAPGYLTRLETLTELQNCLAADASASALHKTVRSFPVTQTHRTSNTGGASHRGNYGSKTCQHSQHGTVDDFRITSTNSAAGASNYSSGYYTRVASGPSHNQYNNQSAMTRRGTSDSKEGYSFDDNKDKKGFVAAVKGFLFNT; encoded by the coding sequence atgtacaCAGAGGCCAATGAAACCACGTCAAATGGAATcgcaaaggtattttccaccAGCAGGCACTACAGTCAATTAATCAAAAAAGGCCAACCTAATGTTTACTTGTTGAACGCCAAGGAAACATCCGTTGGTGAGGATTTCCGTTGTTTCGACATCGGACAGCCGGAAGGTACACCGCCGTTGTTCGGTATGCGAAATCACAAAGTAATCATTTTGATGGGCGCCACTGGATGCGGCAAGAGCACGCTCATCAATGGAATGGTCAACTACATCCTCGGCGTAAAATGGGACGATCCTTTCCGCTTCAAATGTGTCCGTGAAACGACCGCCAGGAATCAAGCGCACAGTCAAACGAGTACAGTAACGGCCTACAGTCTTCGCCACCATGATGAGATGGCCGTTCCTTATTCTATCACGATCATCGACACGCCCGGATATGGGCAcataacagaaaacaaaagagatagagagactACGCGCAAAATTCAGGAGTTTCTGACTCAACAGGAGACTCGTGTCGACGAAATTCACGCAGTATGTTTTGTGGCCCCTTCGGGAAACGGCCGATTAACGGCTTCACAGCGTCATGTTATAGATTCCGTGCTGTCCGTTTTCAGTAAAGACGTCAAGGAGAACATTCGCCTGTTGGTGACATTCGCAGACAATGCCCATCCTCCCGTAGTTGAGGCCTGCCTGGCTGCCAACTTTCCTGTTACATCCGCGTCGGCCGGAATCACGTTCAGCAAATTTAACTGTTCCGTCCTCTACGAGTCAAATCAGCAACGTGAAGAGGACGGCCCTTGTTTCGACGAATTATTCTGGGATATGAGCCAAGAGCattttcacaaatttttcACCATGTTGGACGGAATGAACGGCAAGGACTTGAAATCAACTCGCAACGTCATCCAGAGTCGCAGACTGCTGGAACAGTCGTTGAAAGACATCGAACAAGAGCTGGAAGTCtgtttggtcaaaatcgaaaatatggaaatatttaaaagggaaataagGGAGTACAGGCACAAAATGGAGACTAATACAAATTTCACCTTTGAAAAGACGGAAATGCGCCTCATTGAGATGTTATGCGAAAAAGGATACTTTGCTTACAACTGTCGACGTTGCGGGAAGACTTGCGAAAAGCCTAACAAACTAAAATATTCAGAAAGgctgcaaaaaagaaaatgcgagTTGTGCACTTGCCCGGATTCAGAACACGAATACCAGACATTCGAATGGCGTCTGACTCCAGTAAAGATTACAACGACTCTGAAGGATATGAAAGCCGAATACGAATCGAATTACGATAGGAAAGTCTTTGTTGAGCAACTTCTCGCTGACAACTTGGAAGAATTGAATAAAGCGAAAGCCAAAGTATTTAGTTTGCTGGAACAGGTGGGCATCAATGCCCATTCACTGGAATCGACAGTTCTTCAATCAAATGCACTCACTCCGTCCGACTTCCTTAGTCTGATGAGAAGCCGTGTCTCCGAGGAACAAGCGCCCGGTTACCTGACACGATTAGAAACATTGACGGAACTGCAGAATTGTTTGGCGGCCGATGCATCAGCCTCTGCGTTGCATAAGACGGTACGTAGTTTCCCTGTCACGCAGACGCACCGAACATCGAACACTGGTGGAGCATCTCACAGAGGAAATTATGGGTCGAAAACATGTCAACATTCTCAACACGGCACCGTTGACGACTTTCGGATAACTAGTACAAATTCCGCTGCTGGTGCTTCCAATTATTCCTCTGGCTATTATACGAGAGTTGCTAGTGGCCCTAGCCACAACCAGTATAATAATCAATCGGCTATGACAAGACGAGGAACTTCGGATAGTAAAGAGGGCTACTCTTTCGATGAtaacaaagacaaaaaaggtTTCGTTGCAGCTGTCaagggttttctttttaacacgTGA